TTACAACACCCATTCTTGTTTTACTGCATACAGTTGTCATTCTAGATTACTCTAATATGCTGATTTACTCAATAGTTTTCCGAGTTTAGGAAAAATAATTGCTGCCAACAATGCATACAAAGTGCTCAACATTTTAAAAACAACACTGAATGAGAAAATGTGTAGGTAGCCACAGTTCAGCGCTTTTGTTGGGCTGCCAACAGACTGTAATGGCCACTGTAACTTATGTGTGTGCCTATAGACGTTTGGGCCCAATAACGAACAGGCACACTTTCGTCTGAGCAAGCAGCCTGCGCATGTCGATCTCCGAGTGCCCATGCCCCTCAGCACTAACCACgtgacatggtgtcagaagtgggatggCAAAGCAACAGAAACAATTACacttttaaaatcagcacacaaATACACATACTAAGCAAGTTTCATTAAAGCCGACTAATGCTTATATAAATGTTGAAGTACACTGTCCCATCAGAACCTCAGGTAGTCGGcattaatacaaaaaaaaacataatcagGCTGCTTGCTTGGTGCAGTTGAAGCCCCGTTCAGGACCACACTGACTATTGCAACTCGTCAGAACTGGTCAAGGGTTACCAAATGGCTTCACAAGTGCAGTTTGGAGGGTCGTGCCTCCCATGACGAAACAATCAATCTCCGCCACTGTGTACAGCATATCTGCATAGGTGCCTTGGCACGCAAGACCCCGGAATTTTTTTCAATTACACGAACGAGTAATCAGTCATTGAGCTTGCCAATTCAAAGCACAGAAAGTTGGTACGGCATGCGAAACCAACCTGTCGAGTCACATGAGGACCCGAGCGATCGCAGCAGTCTAGAAGATCCACCAGGGCCCCAACTGCTCCCATCACCGACGCCTGCATGCAGCGGAGAGATTGGTCCCGTCCCCGATCCAAGCCAATAGCCCGGAAGCGACTGTAGCCCTCAAATTCGGGGTTCAGCCGAGGCACCTAGTGTGGGCAAGTAAAAGCACACTTGCAAAACTTGCACACACAGATGATCCACGCTATAAACACTGGACGAGCAACGAACTACAATTGAATGAAAGCTGTCTCACAGTATGGAGATAATAAAAGGTAAAGATTCCCTAGATATTCACTTGGTTGGGGGTAACAATTCAAAGGAGATGATATAATTGCAATGAAAGCTTATTTTATATATCCAACACTACAAGAAGGAATTCAACAACACAACCACAATCTTTGTCTATTAAAAAGTGAACGCAGCAAAGTCCACTGGATAGTCTCAATAGTAGTGATGTGgtcaacgaagaaaaaaaaaaagttatgtttGGCAACCACTCCTCCTAGAACCTGGGCATATACAATAGGCACTGGGAAACACCAACTGGAACGCTGTGTCCACTGCCTCCTGTCTACTGCCAAGGCTTAAAACAAGCCTCTGCAACACCGCAAGTACTGTCAGCATCAAATTAAACCCGAACAGCGATAAGCCTTTGCGATAATAAAGTGCGCTTTGTCCAGTTATCACgattgacaggcgcgcgcatcctgttcagcagctatgcgcatatatgcgtgcctgtccatggtggtgagaggaaggcactcactataccatcgcgaaggcttgctgctgttcgggtttcatttaaTGCAGATAGTACATCAAGAGAGCTTGTGCCATACAATAGCTATACGTCTCGGCCCTTCTCACCTTTGAACCTGCACTTTCAATAACCTCTTCAGCTGCTTTAACGTCAAGAGCTTTAATCCCAAAACAGACTGCCATCAGTGGAGTCGACAGTTTGACCGTACAGTTTAGTTGAAACTTTCGATGATGGTCTGATCAGACAACTTTTCACACTTTCAAAGGCAGTTCAAAGGCCGGCACTGAGTTCAGCCAACTTGAGCAGATAACTCTCATGGCATCAAGTAAAGAGCACAATTgtcaagggagaaaaaaaaaaacttattagaGTTGTAGAGGTGCATACATTAATAGTGCATTTAATAATTAGTAAATATGGTACATACTACATGGGTAAAATAAATTAGCCAATTTAATTTATAGCAGAAATTCCCATTCTCAGCAAAACAGTTGATGTCACAGGATGTCTGTACTGTGAGGCATAACTGGTTGTGTAAAGAAAAAAACTCAAGATTTTAACCAGCACATACCTTCAAGAAAGGCAAGTTTGGGTTTGGGTAGGCTGAACGAGCCTTGCGACAGCGGCCCGCTCGCCCCCGAGCCTGCCAGCATCGACGCACAAAGCGACCTATGTAGGGCGCCACTGGACGGCTAGCATCAAAATCTTCCCCCGTCCACTGGCTCTCCTGTGCGCGCCAATAACAAGAAACACCAATTGCTCACCTCACTTGTCACAATACAGCAAAGCACACAATGAGAATATGGGAGTTTCTGTTCTTGAATTATTGAATGCCTTCAAAAATGAACTTCATATGAGTGGACGATTGTTACAGTGAAACTAAATGAGGCATTCATTGCGACAAAAGAATGTGCAAGTTAGCTATTTTTataatgaaacaaaaaagagaatatcTACATTGTTATCCAAATTTCAAATATTTTCTGTTACTTCCAGATGTTTATGATACcgtgaaaatataaaaaattaaTTTGAAAAATTTATCACAACTGCAGTTGTCTAGCGTGCACTCGCAAAAAAAATTGGGTAGTACTTTATTCAGAAGGTGGCATTTCGACGAGAGTTTTGCCGTCATATTTCCTGCaacaaatacaaaaacaaacgTGGAGGTTTTACATGcttaaaccacaatatgattatggggCGCGCTGCAGTGGCAGGCTCTGTAAATTTGGACCAGCCGGCATTTTTCACTGTCCACCTAAACCTAGGTGCACAAGCCTCAAGCACTTCATTGTCACCGAAACGGAGCCGCGCCTGTacggatttgatcctgcgacgtTTGTCTTAGCAGTCGAACAACATAACTACTGCAGCACAACGCGAAGCGATTGGAACACAAACAATGGTGCTGTTGCATAAAGGAAGCGTAAGACCTTCAGATTGCACAGCATTGCATTTCGCATGCTAcaatctaagaaaaaaaagtacttggGGAGTACTTTTGCCACACAATTATAATATTCATCTGGCTTGTTCGAGTTTCCTTTCATAAGAGCCCAGCTCTCCCCACTTCCCTACCACGATGGCTGTCACGCTGGTAACCCGCACGTTTGTACCCAGAAAGTGCCAGAACCGCAGTGACAACAAAGGAACGCACACGAGGTAGATGACAATCATAGCTGTGAGGCAGCAATACTCCACGAATACTTTATTTTTCCTTATAGAGTGTACTTTAAAAGCATGAGAAGGAAGGAAAAGGAGGAGGGAGGGATGGCATTGGATCATCACCGCTGCCACGTGTACAGCTAAAGTGCTCTTGCAGGTCAATGGTGACTTCAACCATTTCCACACAACCAGTACACAACTGGATATTTTCGTTAACTACACAATTTAGAGATTCTAGTATGTTGTGTCACCAACACACAAATCTATTGTTATTGTGCCTGAAGGGCAAAAGCATGAATCAAAGGCAGTCTGAAAAACTTACATTTCTTCACAGCCTCGTATTTCATTAATGTATTCAATTGCTGTATTTCTATCATTCACGTAATTTCTATATGACTGCAACTGCCACATGCCATTACTTTCCGCCTGAATAACTTTTGTGATCCAGCCCAGAGGGTTGCAAGACTATAGGAGCTAGTTCTGCATCTACATCACTACCAATCCTTATTGTACCTATAGATAGCTTGCGCGCGGGATCATGGACACAACTTTCGAAAGGAATTGGGACTCCACGATGGCGGCTTCGATGACAAACAACTTGCGTCTGTGAGAAAACGGCGCAGTAGGAACGTCTCTGTACATGAATAATGAAAGAACCTGCAGCTAATGTTTCGAGAACATTAATGAGACATCGGAAGCATCGTGCCCCCACATGATGGTGCTCCAGCATGGTGCTTTCAGCAACGTCGGCATCCTTAGCCAATAGTGTGGTACTGGCCACTCAGTTTGGTTGTTTCGaaattccttcctttttttttgtatcatcatcatcatcagcctgactacgtccactgcaggacaaaggcctctcccatgttccgccaggtaacccggtcctgtgcttgctgctgccaatttacacccgcaaacttcttaatctcatctgcccacctaaccttctgtctccccctaacccgcttcccttctctgggaatccagttagttacccttgatgaccagcggttatcctgcctacgcgctacatgcccggcccatgtccatttcctcttcttgatttcagctacgatatccttaacccccgtttgtcccctaatccactctgctctcttcttgtctcttaaggttacacctaccatttttctttccattgctcgctgcgtcgtcctcaatttaagttgaaccctctttgtaagtctccaggtttctgctccatagctaagtaccggcaagatacagctgttatataccttcctcttgagggatagtggcaatctacctgtcataatttgagagtgcttgccaaatgtgctccaccccattcttattcttctagttacttcaatctcgtggtttggctctgcggttattacctgccctaagtagacatcgtcttttacaacttcaagtgcactattacctatctcgaagcgttgctcctttccgaggttgttgtacattactttcgttttctgcagattaattttaagacccacctttctgctctccttgtctaactccgtaatcatgagttgcaattcgtcccctgagttactcagcaatgcaatgtcatcggcgaagcgcaggttactgaggtactctccattaactcttatccctaactgttcccattctaggcttctgaaaacgtcctgtaagcacgcagtgaataacattggggagattgtgtccccctgccttacacccttctttattggtattctgttgctttctttatgaagcactttggtagcagttgatcccctatagatttcttccagaatgtttatatatatatttcatctacgccctgattccgcagtgtctgcatgacggctgatatttctactgaatcaaacgccttctcgtaatctatgaaggctatgtagagtggttggttatactctgagcatttctctattacctgatgaTTAGTaggaatgtggtcaattgttgagtagcctgttctaaatcctgcttgttcctttgtttgattgcattctaatgttttctttactctgctagcaattacctttgtaaatagcttgtatactacagagagcaagctgatcggcctgtaattcttaaagtccttgtcatctcctttcttatgtattaagatgatgttagcgttcttccaagactctggtacttttcccgtcaggagacacctcgtaaatagagtggctagtttttctaacacaatctgtcctccatctttcagcagatctgatgttacttgatcctcaccagcagctttgcctctgtgcatgctctccaaagtttttctgacttctatcattaccggtggggtgtcgtctgggttactgctagttcttatagtattaaggtcgtggttgtctcggctactgtacagatctctgtaaaactcctccgctattttaactatcctatccatattggtagttaatttgccttctttgtcccttagtgcatacatccgccttttgcctatcccaagtttcctcttcactgctttgacgcttcctccgtttcccacctttctgctctccttgtcaaactccgtaatcatgagttgcaattcatcccctgagttactcagcaatgcaatgtcatcggcgaagcgcaggttactaaggtattctccattaactcttatccctaactgttcccattctaggcttctgaaaacctcttgtaagcaagcggtaaatagcattggggagattgtgtccccctgcctaacacccttcttgattggtattctgttgcttttgcaagggagtttaatagcgatgcCACTacactttctttatgaagcactatggtagcagttgatcccctgtagatttcttccagaatgtttatatatacttcatctacgccccgattccgcagtgtctgcatgacggccgatatttctactgaatcaaacgccttctcgtaatctatgaaggctatgtatagtggttggttatactctgagcatttctctattactttaTTGATAGTATATTTTTTTGCATATTCTTGGTGAAAGGTCAAAAGTTTTTATGTCCCCACTTTCATGCCCCTGATGTTAAGAGCAGTGGTGCTTTGAAACAAGCCACATGCTCATGTTTTCACTGTGGCATCAGAACATCACAGACGTCTAAACTCAAGTGTTGGCCTTTGGTTTAATAAAGCATGGCGACTATAAAGGCAATATTTTACAGTACTAGGATTAGTAACCGAGTAACTTGTCGCACACAGCCCTGGATGCCAGCACAGCATTCTGAATAATCGAGTCACGGCACAGGACCATGTTAAAGGACGCCTGGCAGCATATTTAAAATCTTGGTatgtcttttttattattattgtactGTATGTAAGTACTCCTAACTAGTATAGAGTGCTATACATTGCCTTTATTACATTTTAAtgtggttttaaaataaacatgaGTGATTATCCAAGCTGGCAGCCACATCGCAACATCACCGGTAGTATGATGTAGGTCGGGGACTTCATGCAACATTCCAGGAGTAAAGTGGATATTGTTGATATCACAGAAGATTTTCGAATACCCCAACTGGTACCCAACTAGGGCTAACGTTCCTCTGCCCTCTCGCTCTACTGTCTGGCCACTGTCGAGGTGGTCCTGGCTTTTTACCTATTGAATGCCTTTCTTTTTCCAAAGGGGCACCCTTGTGATGGCCAAATAATTGCATAATTGGCTGAAATCATACCAAAGCACCCCTATAGTTTCGTTCTTTACTACGCGCAGGGCCTCAATTTGAAAACTACACTTTTAATGTTGCCAAAGCTTTGTCGCAAGTTATCTTAGGCACTTTAATTAATAGCAGCACTTTAGTGGCACTTTAAATGATAGCAATTAAAATGCTAACACCAACTATATGATACATTAGAGCATTCACGATTCAACTTTGAGACTATCAGGGCCtgtaaaacacaataaaaaagttaacaatttttttttcgaagtcctATTTGACAAGGAAAAAAATTTTCACAATCTCCACCTCCCAATGCTTTGAAATCTCGCCTCATCTTGCTCTCTCAAATGTTGCATGGTCTGCACACTGAATTCGTAGCATTTTCAGCACTGTGCACCTCATCAAGCCATGCCCACATTTTTTAAGGGGAGATGAGATTCGAAAAAGATGTGTTGTGAATCTGTaggcttttatgctgatttcaaatgtgtAATTAGTTTTGTAGAAAGTtgcacagtttttgttttgtgtcaTGACAATGTGTAAAATATAATTGGTTTTAGACTAACTTTTTATGCTATTAAACCTTTACGGTTCCGAGCAATTGCAGGCACATATTGCTCCTTATTAAcagtagaatgcaaataactatcaagaaagtgTGTATAAGACATTTGGACTAGACAAATTGTAATGTGAAAATTCATGCAGCCCATACTAATTTGCATCCCTTATCTTCGCAATAACTTACAGGCAATATAAAGTTATAAAGGAGATGCTTGAACCCTTCACATGTTAAGGAATATCTGGGCAAAAGTTCATCCTGATATGGCTATCAGAAGTACCAAAAGCATGATGTCTAAATTCAAGAGATTGCCCCAAAATGAATCCAGAGAAAAACACATTTAAAagtttaaaggccaactccgcaGCTTTtccgaccatgtcaaggtaatggtgagcccaatagctgaaatgctcagtaaatttgaaaaaaaattttaataataaataaggtacaataccgaaaccgaaacccaaccggGTGCTCTGTTAGCATATTACGTACTATTTGGTAAGTACCGGAGGCCGTACACTGGTGCCGCCAACGTGgtatatgaaaactgtgaaagccataCCAGCGAAGGGCCGGCCAAGCACCACAGAGGAAAGAAGAACGCTTTCCTGTGCTATAGCCGTGCCAAATACCGTCGCCTCgtggccagcacaataaacgctgcaGTGGctaaagtagcgatgccatcagCTGCGTCACTTTCGTtaacatgccaaacatgacgtcacataaagtgttgccattaattctggcaagcaaggtgagcttttcgaggcaatctttaaaattcatttgcaaacaatcagcgcaTCCCTCAAACCTgcaatttggcataaatgacaaatgtgcaaaggaacgtacccagcAAATTTCATCGAGATCCATcaacctcgaaaaatcgccggagttggcctctAAGTCAAAGCTCACCTATGGGACAAACGTTTTTTAAAATGACTTCTCCCATCATGGGAGCTTGGCAATCAGTTATTTTGAGCATTCATGTGGCTTGAGTGAACTCctcatgcaaaatgcaatggGAAGCAGCCCGGTGATTATTTCCAGGAGACTCTAGACAATGAGCTCTCTGTAGTCTTTTGGGTAgcaaccttgttttttttttttttaagcgattTCAACCTACGTCGAGTTGAATTACTATCTTCAGTTTTTCCTATGTGATAGTTGAGAAACTAAGCTTGTAAGggcaaataaatattaaaaatatccgattttagaaaaaaaagttcaacCAGCATCTCTCCTTAAGGGTGGCAACTAACTGTAAAGCCACTACGAAGGGCTATAGAACGAAGTGAGTGTGAATGACCTCATATGTGACAAGACAGACCTGAGTTATTTCAGAGATGTCACCTCCACCTCCCTCATCATCATCCTCGGCAAAGAAGCTGTGCAGGAACTGCGACCCAAAGGAGGCTGTAGAGGACGAGGCTGCTGGCATGCCTCCAGCCGGCTGATGCTGCAAAGCCTGGCTGTTCTCAAGGACGCGATGTAGCAGCGGCCGCAGCGTCTCCATTTTCTGCGAAAGCACGAGCAGCGACGACTCCAGAGCATCCAAACGGGTTTCCGGGGTTGCAGAATGAGCTGGTGTTGACATGGCAATTACGCTTGTCTGCCTTGAATCTCCCAAGTGCCGCAAACTGCAAATGAGAGGAAAGAGAAAAAGCTTGATGATGTAACTGTGCAAGAAGTGACGGGGACGCAGTTACACCACGAACCAGTACTAACTGGGCCAACTTACCACTCTTCTGCGAGAAAAAAACTTCTCTTAAATGGCACGGGACCATCTATTAGGTGGCACATGCCACCATTCCTTTACATAAAGTTGACCATAGGCTACAAGCCTTGAATATGCAACAGTTTGCAGACATAGCTAGTGCACTACCTGAAATTTACAGCGAAGACTAGACAATGACACAAGGAGGGCACCACATACATGGACAGCCTTGCCGTGCTCAAACAAAATTGCTGGCCAAGATCATCACACCCAGTATTCTTTTATCACCACATTAAGTCAACCTGAACCTCAGACACTAGTTACAACTGCAAAGTACATGTAAGTACTAAAGTTCGGCTGTTGCACACAAAaataaggaagaaagaaatacaCACAATGGTTATGCTACTGTCAACACTGGTAAGATTTCTATGAGCTGTGGCTGTCATCAACTGGGCAACACTATAGCATGCAAATTATGTGAAGACCAGCATGACACAACCAAGACAAGTCGTAACAGAGCAGAATATCGCTCCATAGACTTTGCATGGCATCAGTGCATTTGGCATAGACTACATTGGCGCAGCCAAATTGGGGGTTTGAGAGGTCACCCCCCTCTGCCCCGCCcttgaaaacaattttttttgctaCACCCCTATTTAAATGTGAACAAGTGCAGTACGCGATTGCCAACGCAGAACAATGAAACAAATGCGTTACGAGCCCTCGCGGCcctgcagcaaacacaggacttctgccgtattcagaaacgctgcttgacttgaactttaCTTGCCACCCActccaatgcagcacaaacacGTTTCTAAcgcgctgtctttaggcggtgccacGGCAGCACAAATGCACAGACGCGTTTCAAAAGGGCGGTTTAATGTCGAAGAGCGTTTTCGAATAATCAGAGACGCTGCTTTATTTGTTTTGCCACCGACTTAacgcagcacaaacgcgtttcggacgcgctgtctttaggcggtgccaaggcagcacaaacgcgtttcaaacgtgctgcattgaaggcaactttcaagtcaaggagcgtttccgAATACTCCGCAGTAAGAAATACTCCGACTTGAAACCactttcaatgcagcgcgtttgaaacgcgcctgtgtgtttgtgctgccttggccccGCCTAAAGACAGCacgttcgaaacgcgtttgtgctgcattgaagtcggtggcaagtcactttcaagtcaagcagcgtagTGCATGGTCTCTTCACCAAGCAGACAGCCAGTACGTTCGTGTTTGGTAATGCGGACAAATTTTACGGCAGGAGTCAAGCTTTATCCAGCATTTCCATTAAAATACAGGCGAACATGAAACAAATTTTTCCCATGGAAAAGTTCAACTACGAGACGCGAGTAATGGACGAGTCAGTGCCGTCCCTGAGAAGTGTTAGGTTCTGTTGCACCGGCTCGCATCACAAGAAAACTCCCCAATGTGCATGCGACTGTCTCACGCGGTTTTTTGCGGAGCTTGCTATGCGAATTGCAGAGCAATAAACTAATCGCGAAGCAACTGCGAAAGCGTTAGGGTAGCTAGACAGCCCCATGCAACGTCGTGAAGGGTACGGGTTCACTTACCAACGGGAAAACGACGAGAGCTTGACAGTCAATGACGGCACGCAAGTGGAAGTGAACACACGAGCCTGTTAATGCACACAAACGAGCGAAACGGCCCGCGACGAATACACCAGAAGCAAAAGACGAGCCTGGTTCACGCTAAACCAAATTTATACGAGGGCTCGATTCGAGATGTAAAATCGCAAACCAACTGTCAGCTGCAAAGTTAAAAGTGCGAAATTGTTCCTTACAGTGTTGCCAGGTGTTGCCACAGAACACTTGCTCAACAGGATCTGCACTGGCATCAAGCGAGTTTGATATCACATCAGAATCTAAATGGACACAATGTTAATAAAAATTGTAACAAAATCAATTCAAGGTGACTTCCAGTTGATTGTCATTAAAGATGTGCTTTTCTGTCcttaagcaagaaaaaaaaagcgttatgTTGGAAACGCGGCCGCTGCCAATCCGAGCCAATTCCATCCAAGTCAGCTTACAGCTATTGTTTTAGTTGCAAGGTTGATAAGTTTAAGGTGCGTTGAAACTCTGTTAGCCTATTCTATCCTTAGAGAAGATGGAAGAATTCGACGAGGAAAGAACGTGGGAGGAAGGCGACGCCGATTCACCCCTGGGCGAGGACCAGGAGGCCCTCGTGGAAGGAATCCAACAGGAGTGCATCGAAAA
Above is a window of Rhipicephalus microplus isolate Deutch F79 chromosome 1, USDA_Rmic, whole genome shotgun sequence DNA encoding:
- the LOC119178760 gene encoding uncharacterized protein LOC119178760 — its product is MSTPAHSATPETRLDALESSLLVLSQKMETLRPLLHRVLENSQALQHQPAGGMPAASSSTASFGSQFLHSFFAEDDDEGGGGDISEITQESQWTGEDFDASRPVAPYIGRFVRRCWQARGRAGRCRKARSAYPNPNLPFLKVPRLNPEFEGYSRFRAIGLDRGRDQSLRCMQASVMGAVGALVDLLDCCDRSGPHVTRQAVAERTGAALAHLGQAFESLSEERRSSVLKRVAPDQRRLLDGLRPAGVGEAELSTEFLFGPRLRDRAAKSSEIISLIHFLRARGRRLEEQYQRQNGNAVQGPRRDASRRRPRTHFGAPIRRRRT